One part of the Amphiura filiformis chromosome 5, Afil_fr2py, whole genome shotgun sequence genome encodes these proteins:
- the LOC140152856 gene encoding LOW QUALITY PROTEIN: uncharacterized protein (The sequence of the model RefSeq protein was modified relative to this genomic sequence to represent the inferred CDS: deleted 1 base in 1 codon), translated as MILGEEPSKPQSTSVSYVFFSQTIQNGLAAMHSSFRALHQQCLLTSLACRYKLHPTPVLSQVLFRTRSSSLLPLSICVPNPVSVAKKCVYNNHQQSAAINHSIAASLDKGALGDFNCHYINAEERQNFYILSAIYPSEMPKRKRSRSEHSKSERSHTEHSKKHSHSKQSRSSSKKRGTASKRGKGVQFDDESKKAIANIAHSMRRRSHGAATDVRSHGAATDVRSGSAPKSRKATTKSEENMEDKHAQHSTHTHPPGRSEFAKVKSSTTSSTSQSRHKCLTPPPGQCGFTQRDFSTYAPSLYQMQKQSQPSTPPPGWSTFAKSGFSTTASRPEKKQDGLDSQLPSKDTSSGGKGKIPSSTKANHDEDIKANPKTSQGSMRREPNDFQRHWKDTSLGRRHKSKPYTGVDFTVMSYNVLAQKLISMNDYLYHHCPRHILDWEYRKMNLLQEIADINSDIVCLQEVQGTHFTSFYEPAMKNLGYSGVFKQRTGDKHDGCATFFKNSHFDLVDCKRLEYRRHNVPLLDRDNVAVIVLLQPKGICQSERICVANTHLLYNPKRGDIKLTQLGMLLAEIDKLSYIPTPDNESHRYHPVIMCGDFNSLPQCSLVEFIQLGTLYYEGLRAVDVSGQEPWKHTRNLSSPLWPSGVGVTDGCQYERVLQQRLPGSKNNSSSQPQLSSISDTTPEAKDDDYCNISSVLDHPFQFNSSYVYNEDSKEVTTNHGRTNCTVDYIFYSSETVCIKEDTKQLRILSRLSLFTDEEANEMGGLPNARWASDHFSLAVKFLLVPNDEDTRNK; from the exons ATGATATTAGGTGAAGAACCTTCCAAACCACAGTCAACATCTGTCAGCTATGTGTTTTTCTCTCAAACAATTCAAAACGGACTTGCAGCAATGCACTCTTCTTTTCGGGCTCTGCACCAGCAATGTTTGTTAACGTCCTTAGCTTGCAGATATAAGTTGCATCCAACTCCAGTTTTAAGTCAAGTTCTATTCAGAACCAGATCTTCAAGTTTGCTTCCATTGTCCATTTGTGTGCCAAATCCAGTCAGTGTTGCAAAGAAATGTGTATATAACAATCATCAGCAATCAGCTGCAATAAATCACTCCATAGCTGCAAGTCTAGATAAAGGAGCTTTGGGAGATTTCAACTGTCATTATATAAATGCAGAAGAAAGACAAAATTTTTACATACTTTCAGCCATATATCCAAGTGAAATGCCTAAAAGGAAACGCTCTCGTTCAGAGCACTCAAAAAGTGAGCGTTCTCACACAGAACACTCCAAAAAACACTCGCACTCAAAGCAATCCAGATCAAGTAGTAAGAAACGTGGTACAGCTAGTAAAAGAGGCAAAGGTGTGCAATTTGATGATGAATCAAAGAAAGCTATAGCAAATATTGCACACAGTATGCGCAGGCGATCACATGGAGCTGCAACTGATGTTAGATCACATGGAGCTGCAACTGATGTTAGATCAGGAAGTGCGCCCAAGTCAAGGAAGGCTACCACAAAGTCAGAAGAAAATATGGAGGATAAACACGCTCAACATTCAACACATACACATCCTCCAGGCCGGTCTGAGTTTGCCAAAGTTAAATCCTCAACTACTTCCTCTACATCTCAAAGTCGACATAAGTGTCTTACACCACCTCCAGGTCAGTGTGGTTTTACCCAAAGAGATTTTTCAACATATGCCCCATCATTGTATCAGATGCAGAAACAAAGCCAGCCTTCCACTCCACCGCCAGGGTGGTCTACATTTGCCAAGAGTGGGTTTTCAACGACAGCGAGTCGACCTGAAAAGAAGCAAGACGGACTTGATAGCCAACTACCATCCAAAGATACATCCTCTGGAGGAAAAGGAAAAATTCCTAGCAGTACTAAAGCCAACCATGATGAGGATATCAAAGCCAATCCTAAAACCAGCCAAG GTTCTATGAGACGAGAGCCCAATGACTTTCAAAGGCACTGGAAAGACACAAGCCTGGGCAGAAGACACAAGTCCAAACCATACACAGGTGTAGATTTTACGGTGATGTCATATAATGTGCTAGCTCAGAAGTTGATTAGCATGAATGATTACCTTTACCATCACTGTCCGAGACATATCCTAGATTGGGAGTACAGGAAGATGAATTTACTCCAAGAGATAGCTGATATCAATTCTGAT ATTGTGTGTCTGCAAGAAGTACAAGGAACACATTTTACTTCATTCTATGAGCCAGCGATGAAGAACCTTG GGTACAGTGGTGTATTCAAACAGAGAACTGGTGACAAGCATGATGGTTGTGCCACATTCTTCAAGAATTCACACTTTGACCTAGTGGACTGCAAACGTCTGGAATACCGCCGTCATAATGTACCTCTCCTTGACAGAGACAATGTTGCTGTGATAGTCCTGCTACAACCAAAAGGCATCTGTCAATCAGAGAGGATATGTGTCGCTAACACGCACCTGCTGTACAATCCA AAGCGTGGCGATATCAAGTTGACTCAGCTCGGTATGCTACTAGCTGAAATAGACAAGCTTTCCTACATCCCAACTCCGGACAATGAATCCCATAGATACCACCCGGTAATAATGTGTGGGGATTTCAATAGTTTACCACAGTGCTCCCTTGTGGAGTTCATTCAGTTAGGGACATTGTATTATGAAGGACTGAGAGCTGTTGATGTGTCCGGGCAAGAGCCATGGAAGCATACCAGGAATCTTTCCTCCCCTCTATGGCCCAGTGGTGTTGGTGTAACAGATGGATGTCAGTATGAAAGAGTGCTACAGCAGAGACTACCAG GTTCTAAAAACAACTCATCAAGTCAGCCTCAGCTATCATCAATAAGTGATACTACACCAGAAGCCAAAGATGATGACTACTGTAATATATCCAGTGTCTTAGACCATCcctttcaattcaattcttcCTATGTATATAATGAGGACAGTAAGGAGGTCACAACGAATCATGGCAGGACCAACTGCACGGTGGATTACATCTTTTATTCATCAGAGACAGTATGTATTAAGGAAGACACCAAACAGTTACGGATACTAAGTAGGTTGTCTCTTTTTACAGATGAGGAGGCTAACGAGATGGGAGGACTGCCCAATGCGAGGTGGGCGTCCGATCATTTTTCACTTGCTGTGAAATTTCTCTTGGTTCCAAATGATGAAGATACAAGAAACAAGTAG
- the LOC140152857 gene encoding uncharacterized protein yields the protein MDEITGEPKKRKKRRRLKLKKLNPFKKKYKKFSEDDFNWNETEDGFKKSKKKKSRVRNFLNQAARVITFRSRRKRSSSLPISTRLRSRSKYSSTGSLECLVTSDKEFQTDIKGMKRSYSDSCLYQMAKDANRKKKKTTKKRVKKASVRAAKYFGTGMVHAAGMFQYMSPIAGIPTAVGTATRPKPKSTYQNYGDTRRKHRDYSNMQYAFSS from the exons ATGGATGAAATAACAGGAGAACCAAAGAAACGGAAAAAGCGCCGTCGattaaaactgaaaaaactgaaccCTTTCAAGAAGAAATACAAGAAGTTCTCAGAAGATGATTTCAATTGGAACGAAACAGAAGATGGTTTCAAGAAATCCAAGAAGAAGAAATCTCGAGTTAGAAACTTTCTCAACCAAGCAGCTAGAGTAATAACTTTCAGATCACGAAGAAAACGATCTAGTTCTTTACCAATCTCAACTCGACTTAGAAGCAGATCCAAGTATTCCTCGACAGGATCCTTGGAATGTTTAGTAACCAGTGATAAAGAATTCCAAACTGACATCAAGGGCATGAAAAGATCCTATAGTGATTCGTGTTTGTATCAGATGGCCAAAGATGCcaataggaagaagaagaaaacaaccAAGAAAAGGGTTAAAAAG GCAAGTGTGCGTGCAGCCAAATATTTCGGCACTGGAATGGTTCACGCAGCAGGAATGTTCCAATATATGTCGCCAATTGCTGGGATACCAACGGCAGTTGGCACCGCTACGCGCCCAAAACCAAAGTCAACGTATCAAAATTATGGTGATACACGAAGAAAACATCGAGATTACTCCAATATGCAATACGCTTTTTCATCTTGA